From a region of the Agromyces ramosus genome:
- a CDS encoding carbohydrate ABC transporter permease translates to MSVRTSTPAPRRAPADDVGAGDESSPALRRAGDPAPSAPGPRSGRRDWRKALEITVLVGPALVVFLGFVIFPVVMAGYYGFFRWKGYGPPTDFIGLQNYATIFQDPTFHEALWHNVVIVVMSLVLQGPIALLLALLLNRPMRGQSAIRVLIFVPYVIAEVVVGTGWSLMLQSDGALNGLLEKVGLGALAEDWLSNPALAIWTLLAIITWKYIGFAVILFLAGLQGIPQELTEAAQIDGASYWQIQRRITLPLLGPTLRIWAFLSIIGSLQLFDLVYIIWGQYIASTAGTSTMATYMVANGRNAGNYGYGNAVAVVLFVISLVVALVYQRYVLRRDTAGALTERSER, encoded by the coding sequence ATGAGCGTTCGCACCAGCACTCCCGCACCGAGGCGAGCGCCGGCGGACGACGTGGGGGCCGGGGACGAGTCGTCCCCGGCCCTGCGTCGGGCCGGCGACCCGGCGCCATCGGCGCCGGGTCCGCGCAGCGGCCGGCGCGACTGGCGGAAGGCCCTCGAGATCACGGTGCTCGTCGGCCCGGCCCTCGTCGTCTTCCTCGGTTTCGTCATCTTCCCGGTCGTCATGGCCGGGTACTACGGATTCTTCCGGTGGAAGGGCTACGGCCCCCCGACTGACTTCATCGGCCTGCAGAACTACGCCACGATCTTCCAGGACCCGACCTTCCATGAGGCCCTCTGGCACAACGTCGTCATCGTCGTGATGTCGCTCGTGCTGCAGGGGCCGATCGCGCTGCTGCTGGCGCTGCTGCTGAACCGCCCGATGCGGGGGCAGTCGGCGATCCGCGTGCTCATCTTCGTGCCGTACGTCATCGCCGAGGTCGTCGTCGGCACCGGCTGGAGCCTCATGCTGCAGAGCGACGGCGCGCTCAACGGGCTGCTCGAGAAGGTCGGGCTCGGCGCCCTCGCCGAAGACTGGCTCTCGAACCCTGCCCTGGCGATCTGGACCCTGCTCGCGATCATCACCTGGAAGTACATCGGCTTTGCCGTCATCCTCTTCCTCGCCGGACTCCAGGGCATCCCGCAGGAGCTCACCGAGGCCGCCCAGATCGACGGCGCCTCATACTGGCAGATCCAGCGCCGGATCACGCTGCCGCTGCTGGGACCGACCCTGCGCATCTGGGCGTTCCTGTCGATCATCGGATCGCTGCAGCTGTTCGACCTCGTCTACATCATCTGGGGCCAGTACATCGCCTCGACCGCGGGTACCTCGACGATGGCGACGTACATGGTCGCCAACGGCCGCAATGCCGGCAACTACGGGTACGGCAACGCCGTGGCGGTGGTGCTGTTCGTCATCTCGCTCGTGGTCGCCCTCGTCTACCAGCGCTACGTGCTGCGTCGCGACACAGCCGGCGCCCTCACTGAACGGAGCGAGCGATGA
- a CDS encoding carbohydrate ABC transporter permease: protein MTASTIAIPQARRPRGNGRLPWGSPGIYLGAVVVVALMLAPILYIIIGGFRTNAQITADASGLPSPWVTKNYAEVLGSTTFWGEVANSTVAAVVTTLGVVALGLMASYVLARYRFRTRGLLYAVFAAGLMFPMTVAITPLYLVVRNLGLMNSMAGIILPQIAFALPATIIILVPFLRAIPDEIEEAASIDGCSRLGFFWRMVVPLALPGVITVGILAFIASWNSYILPLFILNNEAAFTLPLGVQAFASQYSVDTAKVLAFTSLSMIPALIFFSIFERRIVGGLTGAVKG from the coding sequence ATGACCGCCTCGACCATCGCCATCCCGCAGGCCAGGCGGCCGCGCGGCAATGGCCGGTTGCCGTGGGGGAGCCCCGGCATCTACCTCGGCGCCGTCGTCGTGGTCGCGCTCATGCTCGCGCCGATCTTGTACATCATCATCGGCGGCTTCCGCACGAACGCGCAGATCACCGCCGATGCGTCGGGCCTGCCCTCGCCGTGGGTGACGAAGAACTACGCCGAGGTGCTCGGCAGCACGACCTTCTGGGGCGAGGTGGCGAACTCCACGGTCGCCGCGGTCGTCACCACGCTCGGGGTCGTCGCGCTCGGCCTCATGGCCAGCTACGTGCTCGCGCGCTACCGGTTCCGGACGCGCGGGCTGCTGTACGCGGTCTTCGCCGCCGGCCTGATGTTCCCGATGACGGTCGCGATCACGCCCCTCTATCTCGTCGTGCGCAACCTCGGCCTGATGAACTCTATGGCCGGGATCATCCTGCCGCAGATCGCCTTCGCCCTGCCGGCGACGATCATCATCCTCGTGCCGTTCCTCCGCGCCATCCCCGATGAGATCGAGGAGGCCGCCTCGATCGACGGATGCTCGCGCCTCGGCTTCTTCTGGAGGATGGTGGTGCCGTTGGCGTTGCCCGGCGTCATCACCGTGGGCATCCTCGCCTTCATCGCGAGCTGGAACAGCTACATCCTGCCGCTGTTCATCCTGAACAACGAGGCTGCCTTCACCCTGCCGCTCGGCGTGCAGGCCTTCGCCTCGCAATACTCGGTGGACACGGCCAAGGTGCTCGCCTTCACCTCGCTGTCGATGATTCCCGCCCTCATCTTCTTCAGCATCTTCGAGCGCCGCATCGTCGGCGGCCTGACCGGGGCGGTGAAGGGATGA